The DNA region GTTCACGGTCGTGCCCGCGCTCGGTCGCACCGACCGCCACACCGGCGGCCACGGCTCGACCGGTCGCTGACCCAGACGAGAGGAAGCAGCCCCGAGATGTTCGGACGGCGCAACAAGATCGACCGCACGCTGCGCGAGCGTGGCGTGCCCCCGACGGTCGAGGGCAACGAGGCCGACGACGAGGTCACCACGTCGGGACCTTTCGACGTCCGTGACGCTCCGGACGATCTCGACGAGTACCTCGACTTCGGCGCACTGAAGATCGACGTGGCGGCCGGCTTCGAGGTCCGCCTCGAGATGTCCCAGGCCGGTGAGCTGAGCGGCATCTCGTTGCTGCGCGACGGCAGCATCATGCAGCTCGGCGTGTTCGCGGCGCCCCGCTCAGGTGGTGCGTGGGAGACCATTCGCGACGACATCGTCGCCGAGATCGACCGCTCCGGCGGCTCGGTCGAGGAGACGACGGGGGAGTTCGGTCCCACGCTCGTGGCCACGCTGAAGACCCCCGAGGGCGACCAGCAGGCCCGGTTCATCGGCGTCGACGGCCCACGCTGGTTCTTGCGAGCGCTCATCGCGGGCCCGGTCGCGCACGACGAGGCGCAGTGCCAGCCGTTCCTGGACGTCTTCCGGACGGCCGTCGTCGATCGCGGCAACGATCCCAAGCCGGTCCGCGAGCCGATCGCCTTGCGCCTGCCGCAGGCACTCGTCGAGCAGGTGCAGGAAGCGGCCGCGGCTGCCCGCGGCCAGGCCGAGCAAGGAGAACCCTCATGAGCAAGACGGACGGCGGCGTCTGGTCGCGGCTCGTGCACCGCATCACCACCGACGCGGACGACCTCGACGCGGAGGACCTCGCCGACAGCACCGAG from Cumulibacter manganitolerans includes:
- a CDS encoding DUF3710 domain-containing protein: MFGRRNKIDRTLRERGVPPTVEGNEADDEVTTSGPFDVRDAPDDLDEYLDFGALKIDVAAGFEVRLEMSQAGELSGISLLRDGSIMQLGVFAAPRSGGAWETIRDDIVAEIDRSGGSVEETTGEFGPTLVATLKTPEGDQQARFIGVDGPRWFLRALIAGPVAHDEAQCQPFLDVFRTAVVDRGNDPKPVREPIALRLPQALVEQVQEAAAAARGQAEQGEPS